Within the uncultured Draconibacterium sp. genome, the region CTGCCCACTGTTATTGATTACCTGTACACCACTACTCATACCCTGCAAAGCTTGTATCGGGTTTGATGTTTTTATTTTCTTAAGTTTTTCTTCTGAAACCAACGATGCAGAACCTACAAATGATGATTTTTTTGATGTACCATAGGCCACAACAACAACTTCGTCAACCCCAATAATCTTATCTTCTAAAATAATATTGTAAATCTGCTGACCGGTAATTTCAACCTCCTTAGTTTGTAGGCCAATAAACGAAACCACAATAAATTTAGCGTTATCTGACAATTTTAAAGCAAATTTGCCATCAATACTGGTTACTGTTCCTTGCTGCGTACCTTTTATCGAGACACTGGCGCCCGGAATCAATTCTCCCAAACTATTCGTTACAGTACCATAAATTTCGCGATCCTGATCTTTTGCCTGCCTTAAAGTAGCAGCAGCATCGGTTTCATCTTTCTTTCGCGTTACAATAATCTGTTTGTCACGCACCTCGTAGTCCAATTTTTCACCTTTGAATAATTCAACAAGAATATTATCAATAGATGCATCTTTTAAATCGAAACTGACTTTTCGACCTTCATTTACGACCTCTTTTCTGTACAGGAAATAATAATCACTGATTTCCTCAATGTGTTTGATTACTTCTTCTACGGTAGCTTTTTTACAGCTCACAGTTAGCCTTGTAGAATTTTGATAATCAGCATCATTTGCCCAGGAATGAACTCCACTGACCAACAGGATCAGAATTGTTACCTGCGAAATAAAAAACATACTTCTTAGACTGTCATGGTTTTGTAACCACGATTTTAGTGTTAATTTCATATAAATTAATTTTTTGTACTATTCCTTTAACATTGCCCTAACTACATGCAATATTTCTTATTAAACAGTACCAGGTTATTTAACTATATATTTGTTTTCGTTGATTTTCTGTATTTTTACAGATGCTGTTGAGGCTATATTATTAATTGCAGTTTGACAATTGTTACTTAATACAAGTTTCCCCGATATTTCAATAGCCCCCGTTAACGAATTTTCATACTCTATTTCAATGTTATAAAACCTTTCCAGTTTTTTTGTTATACGATTAAGCTCTTCTCCATCAAAAAGGAAATAACCGTCTTTCCAACTTGTATGATAGCTAATATCAACTTCTTTTACAGATGATTCCTGTGTTGTTTTATTGTAACTGGCAATCTGATTGGGTTCCAGATAAATTGGTTTGGCAAAAGGCAAACCATTTGCTTCTTTTATACGAACACGGCCTTTGGTAAGTACCGTACTTACAATATTATCTACCCTGTAAGACGATACGTTGAATTCTGTTCCCAAGGCCTCGACAGACAGTTCGTTCGTGTTAACAATAAAAGGTTTCGATTTATCTGCCTTAACTTTAATATAAGCTTCGCCTTCAAGAAAAATCTCTCTCTTCTCTTTGTTAAATACATTTGGAAATAGCAAACGACTACCCGAATTCAACCATATTTCTGATCCGTCAGCTAAAGTTAAATAAGATGTTTTTCCAAAGGGAATAATAATCTGGTTGAAAGCAGCAGCATCCTTTCTACCATTTTTTTCCGCCCGAATTGTATCATTATCAACAATTACCCTGTCGGCAGTATAATCAACGGCCGATTTTTTACTTTCAATTGCAATATTCTTCCCATCAGATAAGATAAGTTGAGCATCAGAACTTTTCTCCGGAACGTATGCACTTTCCGTCAATAATTGTTCCCGAACCATATTTTTCTTATAAAAAGCGAAGTAACCTAATGAAAAAAATACAATCGCTACTGCAGCATATTTGGCAATACTTGTA harbors:
- a CDS encoding FecR domain-containing protein; the protein is MIIDKEYLKFLEDPKFIEWVYYPTSELDEYWNNYQETNIKQKPVLLKSVELCKLFCSNDKKLSSKEKHEILLNALNKYNRNSKKRPLISFTSIAKYAAVAIVFFSLGYFAFYKKNMVREQLLTESAYVPEKSSDAQLILSDGKNIAIESKKSAVDYTADRVIVDNDTIRAEKNGRKDAAAFNQIIIPFGKTSYLTLADGSEIWLNSGSRLLFPNVFNKEKREIFLEGEAYIKVKADKSKPFIVNTNELSVEALGTEFNVSSYRVDNIVSTVLTKGRVRIKEANGLPFAKPIYLEPNQIASYNKTTQESSVKEVDISYHTSWKDGYFLFDGEELNRITKKLERFYNIEIEYENSLTGAIEISGKLVLSNNCQTAINNIASTASVKIQKINENKYIVK